A region of Beijerinckia sp. 28-YEA-48 DNA encodes the following proteins:
- a CDS encoding O-antigen ligase family protein encodes MSDTATYPRPQNADIGPHTRRRLDLEPLLRIVFAAFIASGCISIIEPSPYDFLSLLAIAVWALGGFRLNVVLMPMIFLWVIYTVAGFVALMPHWNEHDSWLFQFQSLYLIVTVVFFAMFFSEKTHDRIDLCLKAFTFGCVASSLLGILGYLGLFGLADYTVMYEGRVSGTFKDPNVFGSYLVMALVYLTHGLITGRTRRPFLVIVSTGIVALGIFLSFSRGSWGAAVIALVTMFIVTFFTAEDAPTRRRMLLWAAAAITIAILGIIVILSFDTTRELFLQRATVTQDYDEGLTGRFGNQLRSLPMLLELPNGFGPLRFRLFFFLEPHNSYINAFASYGWVGGFTWLILVASTCFIGFRLTFMKSPYRDLAHVCWPPLFAMLLQGFQIDIDHWRWVFLGFGMIWGMEAARIRWQWQQRHIAREAPLPASAR; translated from the coding sequence ATGAGCGACACCGCGACCTATCCGAGACCACAGAACGCCGACATCGGGCCACACACTCGACGCAGGCTCGATCTCGAACCTCTGCTGCGGATCGTCTTCGCAGCCTTTATTGCTTCGGGTTGCATTTCGATCATCGAGCCCTCGCCCTACGATTTCCTTTCGCTGCTCGCGATCGCAGTGTGGGCACTCGGAGGCTTTCGGCTCAACGTCGTGCTAATGCCGATGATCTTCCTTTGGGTGATCTATACTGTCGCTGGCTTTGTCGCTCTCATGCCCCATTGGAACGAGCACGACTCGTGGTTGTTTCAGTTTCAGTCGCTTTATCTGATCGTGACAGTCGTCTTCTTCGCCATGTTCTTCTCGGAAAAGACTCATGACCGAATAGACCTGTGCCTCAAGGCCTTCACTTTTGGCTGCGTCGCCAGTTCCCTCCTCGGCATTCTTGGCTATCTTGGTCTCTTCGGATTAGCTGATTACACGGTTATGTATGAAGGCCGTGTCAGCGGCACGTTCAAGGATCCGAACGTGTTTGGTTCCTATCTGGTCATGGCGCTTGTCTACCTCACCCATGGACTGATCACTGGCCGCACGCGTCGCCCGTTTCTCGTGATCGTCAGCACCGGAATTGTTGCTCTCGGCATATTCTTGTCATTCTCGCGTGGCTCCTGGGGCGCAGCGGTCATCGCGCTCGTCACGATGTTTATTGTAACCTTTTTCACTGCAGAAGATGCCCCGACGCGCCGCCGTATGCTGCTATGGGCGGCGGCGGCTATAACGATCGCGATCCTCGGCATTATTGTCATTCTTTCATTCGACACGACCCGTGAACTCTTCTTACAACGCGCCACCGTCACGCAAGACTATGACGAAGGCCTCACGGGCCGGTTCGGCAATCAGCTTCGCTCCTTACCGATGCTGCTGGAACTACCAAACGGCTTCGGGCCATTGCGCTTCCGCCTGTTCTTCTTCCTTGAACCGCACAATTCCTACATCAACGCCTTCGCCTCCTATGGCTGGGTTGGTGGCTTCACCTGGCTGATCCTGGTCGCATCGACATGCTTCATCGGCTTTCGGCTGACATTCATGAAGTCGCCCTATCGCGATCTTGCGCACGTCTGTTGGCCTCCCCTCTTCGCGATGCTTCTGCAAGGCTTTCAAATCGATATCGACCATTGGCGCTGGGTTTTCCTGGGCTTCGGCATGATTTGGGGCATGGAGGCCGCTCGCATACGTTGGCAATGGCAACAGCGTCACATCGCGCGCGAAGCCCCCTTGCCCGCCTCGGCAAGATAA